ACTTGTCGTGCAGTTCTCGCTCGCTGTTCGCGAGGACGTGGATGTCGGCCAACTCGTAGCTGTAGCTGTCGCGCGCGTATTGCTCCGACAGCCGGGCCCCCTTCTCCGTCGTGAGCACGACGCACACGCCCCCGAGATCGCGTTCGACGGCGGCGATCTCGGTGGGGCTCGGCACACGGCGCACGATTCCGTCGGTGAACCTGCGCAGGAACCACTTCGCGGCCACGGCGGCCGGCCCTTCCCGATACGGCATCCGCGGGTCCCGGCCGAGGGCGAGACTCACCATGCAATGCAGGTTTGACACTCCGTCGACCGCCTCGAACAGCCGCGCGTGCGACTGCGACAGCCTCGGGTTGACCTCCAGCACCCACACTCGATTCGTCGCCGTGTCGACGAAGAACTCGATGTCGAAGGTGGTGGACCGCAGTCCCAACCGCACCACGAGGGCCTTCGCGACCTCCGACACCCGGCGCACCGCCTCCTCCGGCAGTGTGGACGGGTACTGATAGCGCAGGAAACTCGACGTGCCGGGATAGCACACCGAGTCGACCACGCCGTACACGTGCGGTTCGTGGTGGTGGCGGTAGCCCTCGACGGTGACCTGCGCCCCGCTCACGGCCTCCTCGGCGAGACAGGCCCGAGCGCCGGCCCTGGCGACTTCCGGAGGCAGCGACACGCGTTCCAACACCGCGTCGAACGGTCCGCCCACCGTGCCGATGCCCGCCCGGATCTCGGTGACGGCCTCGGCGAGCTCGCGG
The window above is part of the Saccharomonospora glauca K62 genome. Proteins encoded here:
- a CDS encoding ATP-grasp domain-containing protein — encoded protein: MVANVFVVGLDENNAELLHRLPGAEDYRFHALLDVDEVRIGYTDFRHCLARARHLLDSFDGPIDAVTGYWDFPVTSLVPVLCERYGLPSTSLESIVKCEHKYWSRLEQAGVADTCPRFGLVDLHADPPRLPEGLDYPVWLKPVKSASSKLAYRVRHDRELAEAVTEIRAGIGTVGGPFDAVLERVSLPPEVARAGARACLAEEAVSGAQVTVEGYRHHHEPHVYGVVDSVCYPGTSSFLRYQYPSTLPEEAVRRVSEVAKALVVRLGLRSTTFDIEFFVDTATNRVWVLEVNPRLSQSHARLFEAVDGVSNLHCMVSLALGRDPRMPYREGPAAVAAKWFLRRFTDGIVRRVPSPTEIAAVERDLGGVCVVLTTEKGARLSEQYARDSYSYELADIHVLANSERELHDKYERCVSALRFEIDDV